One segment of Phlebotomus papatasi isolate M1 unplaced genomic scaffold, Ppap_2.1 HiC_scaffold_261, whole genome shotgun sequence DNA contains the following:
- the LOC129809041 gene encoding nucleolar protein 6 → MKRKNFVSLKKPENSEESEDVSGSEVESTDSDGDIDPELTKSPPMPPMKAVKHKFEESSQESKVKRGKFDMKRAPTVEEINELKEASNLYHSNLFKMQIEEMLKEVNKVQNKHRAFVEEWLVDFNKFLKKLPPGEEKQNLSDLSWLKKIKLPLDISFLGETKGTFQFVVPKKSAVIVGSQKLGTILGNQLIVDICIEVPRLFYQKGDYLNMIYHRKRALYLCYILQQLQKKCPDLAKQQEFTYVRGNPLKPALLLSNPGKNKHVTFAIHLACDEDTYKLVRFIPLRNNVRSGIIKGTPEMAESDQFATPHYNSSILEDFVLLRNEKYIFSAFEGKQNVRDGVILLKIWLKQRGLDQGYSGFSGYVATILIAFLIHSRKLNYNVNSYQLVRIVWTYLANSAWNEQGKGLTIHVKESEEQNQPNLEEFHKYFEVVFTDSSGFLNLCANMSEDVYKRIRLEAKIALELLDNPSVNSFQCLFMSKIPLYLQYDQVLSIPLEKSVEEALDRESSSADVLNYCTFWYPRLLKITSEILRKGLSNRLISLCPLPQPQTSWTPSENPKSLNSNATLSFGFILNPKEALDVVVKGPQANEPDALEFRNFWGEKSQLRRFKDGSITEACIWAPSSSCLTRKRMICRDIAYHLLAHHLDLKEESLRKSCSYAGNQLNCEISLKDPAKNDKYRDGYDSEMMSLHVIPEFDALGKILRGLEDLPLEITGVQGISSIFRYCDPIQNFPNGYCISNADSTNQLYGKKVYEGVLQLSLSGKWPDNIEAIEKLKQAFYLELARRLAMKGIKYTRVSTNAIEILKEGFIFRFQVAHAKELMLRKQVIVNGITKQRDTPESFQFEKKLFILPRLSSALNGIHQQFNSFGPTVCLAKRWLYSQLFDQYLWPDECTELLVAYLFTKAGASLPAFQPQTGFLRFLHLVGYTNWQNEMIIVNFNESLNYEEISKLEANFLSSRDNFPPLTIVTSFDATKHSIWGKTAPILQVLVRVSLLAKNILDKIEENLIYGLLEMEKLFHYHHFESFDVTIKVNTRNINFDDGNASSEMPKKRLPVEFNPAKLYLRDLRSAFGTVALFFSNPLKENFIGVLWKPSIDVPSDFRISTLTGHTFRKDGKICLDKDKIVKDFEILGKGLEPEIMRNT, encoded by the exons CAGCAATCTCTACCATTCAAATCTTTTTAAGATGCAAATTGAAGAGATGCTTAAAGAAGTTAACAAAGTGCAAAATAAGCATAGGGCTTTTGTTGAAGAATGGCTTGTagattttaacaaattcttgaAGAAATTGCCTCCTGGAGAGGAAAAACAGAATTTGAGTGATTTGTCTTGGCTCAAGAAGATTAAACTTCCTCTggatatttcatttttgggtgaGACAAAGGGTACTTTTCAATTTGTAGTACCCAAAAAGTCAGCTGTTATTGTTGGATCTCAGAAATTGGGAACAATATTGGGGAATCAACTTATTGTGGATATTTGTATTGAGGTTCCGAGGTTGTTTTATCAAAAAGGAGACTATCTCAATATGATTTATCATAGGAAGAGGGCTCTCTACTTGTGCTACATTCTCCAGCAGCTACAGAAAAAATGTCCTGATTTAGCTAAACAGCAGGAATTTACTTATGTAAGGGGTAATCCATTGAAACCGGCATTGCTTCTTTCCAATCCCGGAAAGAATAAGCATGTAACTTTTGCTATTCATTTGGCATGTGACGAAGACACATACAAATTGGTTAGATTTATTCCTCTGAGGAATAACGTGAGATCAGGGATAATCAAGGGAACTCCAGAAATGGCTGAAAGTGATCAATTTGCCACTCCGCACTATAATTCTTCAATTCTGGAAGATTTTGTGCTCCTTCGAAATGAAAAGTACATCTTTTCAGCTTTTGAAGGGAAACAAAATGTTCGCGATGGTGTAATTTTGCTGAAAATTTGGCTAAAACAACGAGGATTAGATCAAGGATATTCTGGTTTTTCGGGATATGTCGCTACAATCCTCATTGCCTTTTTAATTCACTCCCGGAAATTGAATTACAATGTCAATAGCTATCAATTGGTGAGAATTGTATGGACATATCTGGCCAATAGTGCCTGGAATGAACAAGGCAAGGGACTAACCATTCACGTAAAGGAATCTGAGGAGCAAAATCAACCGAATCTAGaagaatttcacaaatatttcgaAGTTGTCTTCACGGATTCAAGTGGATTCCTCAATTTATGCGCCAATATGTCTGAGGATGTCTACAAGAGGATTAGATTGGAAGCTAAGATCGCACTGGAACTCTTGGATAATCCTTCAGTGAATAGTTTTCAGTGCCTCTTCATGTCCAAGATTCCCCTCTATCTGCAATACGATCAAGTCCTAAGTATCCCATTGGAGAAATCTGTGGAAGAAGCTCTGGACAGAGAATCATCCAGTGCTGACGTACTCAATTACTGTACATTCTGGTACCCGAGACTGCTCAAGATCACATCAGAAATCCTCCGAAAGGGTCTATCCAATCGACTAATTTCCCTATGCCCTCTGCCACAGCCTCAAACCTCGTGGACACCATCTGAGAATCCGAAATCCCTCAATAGCAATGCTACTCTCTCATTTGGGTTCATCCTAAACCCCAAAGAAGCTTTGGATGTCGTTGTGAAAGGACCTCAAGCCAATGAACCCGATGCACTTGAATTCCGCAATTTCTGGGGTGAAAAGTCTCAATTGAGAAGATTTAAAGATGGCTCAATCACAGAAGCCTGCATCTGGGCACCATCTTCCAGTTGCCTGACACGCAAGAGGATGATCTGCCGGGACATTGCCTACCATTTGCTCGCACATCACCTAGACCTCAAAGAAGAATCCCTAAGAAAATCCTGCTCCTATGCCGGAAATCAACTCAATTGTGAAATTTCTCTCAAAGATCCAGCCAAGAATGACAAATACCGCGATGGCTATGACAGCGAAATGATGTCCCTGCATGTTATACCAGAATTTGATGCCTTGGGCAAAATTCTAAGGGGTTTGGAAGATCTCCCACTGGAAATAACTGGTGTTCAGGgaatatcttcaatttttcgCTACTGTGATCCCATTCAGAATTTCCCAAATGGCTACTGCATCTCAAATGCAGACTCCACAAATCAATTGTACGGCAAAAAAGTCTACGAAGGTGTCCTCCAGCTGAGCCTCAGTGGAAAGTGGCCAGACAATATTGAAGCAATAGAGAAACTAAAGCAAGCTTTCTACTTGGAATTGGCCAGGAGACTAGCAATGAAGGGCATAAAATACACCAGAGTATCCACAAATGCCATAGAAATTCTGAAGGAAGGATTCATCTTTCGCTTCCAAGTGGCTCATGCTAAAGAATTAATGCTAAGGAAGCAAGTTATCGTCAATGGGATTACAAAGCAGAGGGATACTCCTGAAAGTtttcaatttgagaaaaaactGTTCATCCTGCCACGTCTTTCGAGTGCTCTAAATGG GATTCATCAGCAGTTTAATTCCTTTGGACCGACAGTATGCTTAGCAAAGAGGTGGCTCTATTCTCAACTCTTTGACCAATATCTCTGGCCAGATGAATGTACAGAGCTTCTAGTAGCTTATTTGTTCACAAAAGCTGGTGCTTCTTTACCTGCTTTCCAGCCTCAGACAGGATTTCTGAGGTTCCTCCACCTTGTGGGCTACACTAATTGGCAAAACGAAATGATAATTGTGAATTTCAATGAATCACTAAATTACGAGGAAATATCCAAATTGGAAGCAAATTTCCTATCATCCAGAGATAATTTTCCGCCACTGACCATTGTGACTTCATTCGATGCCACGAAGCACAGCATTTGGGGGAAAACAGCTCCTATTCTACAAGTTCTTGTACGCGTTTCCCTCTTGGCCAAAAATATCTTGgataaaattgaggaaaatttaatttatggcCTCTTGGAGATGGAAAAG CTGTTTCATTATCATCATTTTGAGTCCTTCGATGTTACTATCAAAGTTAACACGAGGAATATTAATTTTGACGATGGAAATGCATCAAGTGAGATGCCAAAGAAGAGGCTTCCTGTCGAATTCAATCCTGCGAAGCTGTACTTGAGGGACTTGCGCTCGGCTTTCGGAACTGTTGCCCTCTTCTTTTCTAATCCTCTCAAAGAGAATTTTATTGGGGTACTTTGGAAGCCAAGCATTGACGTTCCATCAGATTTCCGAATATCCACTCTAACTGGACACACTTTTAGGAAAGATGGAAAGATATGTTTGGACAAGGATAAGATTGTGAAAGATTTTGAGATCCTGGGCAAGGGATTGGAGCCAGAAATCATGAGAAATACATAA
- the LOC129809042 gene encoding putative nuclease HARBI1: protein MKSKIEYLQINFKRRQTNIFLYFSYFSQLNRIQLRALRDASNPFELPENTFRQIFVLTPNLALDLIDQLKSWDSSNNFESEVIPFHLKVLSTLHFYGKGSYQVSVGRNNMCNMSQATVSRCISYISGLIDDHLADQFIKFPTSQDEKRSISAGFQEQFDLNNIIGSIDCTHIAIVAPPQNDPVRPARLYRNRKHYTSINVGAICDSNLLFTWVNASFPGSTHDSGIWSKSPVRNHLLNSQEFILLADRGYPLEPFIFTPYADPATRAQHKFNRLHNLGRKVIERAFGILKSKFRCLLKHRTLHYYPTTAGKIINSCFTLYNYMKLRGVQFDDSEIEEINDDHNPVEQGQLYAIALELREEYANAL, encoded by the coding sequence ATGAAAAGTAAGATCGAGtacttacaaattaattttaaacggagacaaacaaatatttttttatatttttcatatttcagtCAATTGAACAGAATTCAACTTCGCGCATTACGGGATGCATCGAACCCCTTCGAATTGCCTGAGAATACATTTCGTCAAATATTTGTTCTGACTCCAAATTTGGCATTGGATTTAATTGACCAGCTAAAATCTTGGGATTCATCGAATAATTTCGAATCAGAAGTAATTCCATTTCATCTTAAGGTTTTGTCCACTTTACATTTTTATGGCAAAGGGTCCTACCAAGTCTCAGTCGGTAGGAATAATATGTGCAACATGAGTCAGGCTACAGTTTCTCGGTGCATCTCATATATTTCTGGACTCATTGATGACCACTTGGCagatcaatttattaaatttccaacaTCCCAGGACGAAAAAAGATCTATCTCTGCGGGATTCCAGGAACAATTTGATTTGAATAATATTATAGGCTCCATCGACTGTACACACATCGCTATTGTTGCTCCGCCACAAAATGATCCTGTTCGTCCCGCCAGACTGTATAGAAACAGGAAACATTATACCAGCATAAATGTCGGGGCTATATGCGATTCAAATCTGTTATTTACGTGGGTTAATGCTTCATTTCCAGGCTCAACTCACGATAGCGGAATTTGGAGTAAATCGCCTGTTCGAAATCATCTATTAAATAGTCAAGAATTTATCCTTTTAGCTGACAGAGGATACCCTCTCGAGCCATTTATTTTCACGCCATATGCTGATCCTGCTACACGAGCTCAACACAAATTTAATAGACTTCATAATCTAGGAAGGAAAGTAATTGAACGCGCATTCGGCATTTTGAAGTCGAAATTTAGATGTCTTCTAAAACACAGAACTCTACACTATTATCCTACAACAGCTGGAAAAATTATTAACTCTTGTTTCACACTTTATAATTACATGAAATTGAGAGGTGTTCAGTTCGATGATAgcgaaattgaagaaataaatgaTGATCATAATCCTGTTGAGCAAGGACAGCTTTATGCAATCGCTCTTGAATTGAGAGAGGAATATGCAAAtgctttataa
- the LOC129809043 gene encoding N-glycosylase/DNA lyase, with the protein MLSKMWREIACTRLQLQLKATLTGGQSFRWKIIEKDNSRDNDEYLGVMGNILWLLRQTETHLQYKIIGELPYENSQQIEVPELKKSDKKDDLLYPRSHYDNILTMYFRLDINLEKYYDEWCKSHEHFRSTASKFHGIRVLDQDPVENIFSFICSQNNHISRISSMVEKLCTKYGEKICDYEGTSYHAFPDVKNLAQKTVESDLRNCGFGYRAKYIQKAAEQILEKGESEWFGELEKKEYKEARSELMSLTGIGPKVADCICLMSLNHLEAIPVDTHVYQIAGAFYLKKLPKNKSVTTKVYLEIGDEFRKIYGHLAGWAQTVLFCSDLRQFKPEKSLKRKAEGAE; encoded by the exons ATGCTGTCGAAAATGTGGAGAGAAATAGCCTGTACAAGATTACAATTGCAACTGAAAGCGACACTGACCGGTGGACAAAGTTTCAG atggaaaataattgaaaaagacAATTCACGAGATAATGACGAGTACTTAGGAGTTATGGGGAACATCCTGTGGCTCCTGAGACAGACCGAAACGCATCTTCAATACAAAATAATTGGGGAATTACCCTACGAAAATTCCCAGCAGATTGAAGTCCCGGAACTCAAAAAATCAGACAAAAAGGACGATTTGCTCTATCCAAGAAGTCACTATGATAATATACTCACAATGTACTTTCGGCTGGACATCAATTTGGAGAAATACTATGATGAATGGTGCAAATCACATGAGCACTTCCGATCAACAGCcagtaaattccatggaattCGCGTCCTTGACCAAGATCCCGTTGAGAATATCTTCTCATTTATCTGCAGCCAAAATAACCACATATCCCGGATCTCATCGATGGTGGAGAAACTGTGTACAAAGTATGGAGAGAAGAtatgtgattatgaaggaacaTCCTATCATGCCTTTCCGGATGTTAAAAACCTGGCTCAAAAAACAGTTGAATCTGATTTGAGGAATTGTGGATTTGGCTATCGTGCCAAGTATATTCAAAAAGCTGCTGAACAAATTTTGGAGAAAGGAGAATCAGAGTGGTTTGGTGAATTGGAAAAGAAAGAGTACAAAGAAGCTCGATCGGAGTTAATGAGCCTTACCGGAATTGGACCAAAAGTGGCCGATTGTATTTGCTTAATGTCTCTCAATCATCTTGAAGCTATTCCCGTGGATACACATGTCTATCAAATAGCTGGAGCATTCTATTTAAAGAAACTCCCAAAAAACAAATCAGTCACCACGAAAGTATATTTGGAAATTGGTGATGagttcaggaaaatttatgGGCATTTGGCAGGATGGGCTCAAACAGTGCTCTTTTGCTCAGATCTGCGACAATTCAAACCAGAGAAATCACTAAAGAGAAAAGCGGAGGGAGCTGAATAG